ACCAAATTAAATATAATCCCGATCCGAAGGCCCATTACTTTGCAATTGGTCTTCAAGGCGCCATTATACTGGGCGGTGTTTATTTCTGGAATTATTCTGATCGATGGACTGGAGAATTTGCAATCGAAAATGAAGGCATGTTTCGCAAGGATTCTTATAATGGTGGTGCTGATAAATTAGGCCATTTATATACTTGGGCATTGCTGACTCGCGCCCTGACTCATAATTATGAACGCCATGGCTTCTCCAGAAAATCGGCCGCATTTTGGGGATTTACAATCCCCGCTGTTAATGGTGTTTTTATTGAATTATTGGATGGGTATACAGATTATAATGCATCCACTGAAGATATATTATTCAATTTGATGGGTAGCGGATTGGGCGGATTTTTGTATTTACACCCCAAATTAGATGAAATGATTCATTTGGATTGGTCATATTTACCATCCAGCGATTTTAAGAAGAATGTTAAACGCGATTTTACAACCGATTATGCCGGTTCTGTTTTTACCTTAGAAGTGAATGCCAATGGGTTGCGGCAAATGATTGGAGTGGAGAGGCCATTGCCAACGGATTATTTACAAGTGGGGTTGAGTTATTATTCTCGGGGATACAGTGGCGAATCGGGAACCAATAAACAACGATTTATGGGTGTAACCTTAGGAATCAATTTCCAACAATTTTTTCGAAAGGGCAGTGCCGCGCGGACATTTGTTAAATATTATAAACTGCCTTATAGCTATGGTGGGTATTTTAAAGAATTAAATACAAATAAGATGTATATGATTTTTGGGGAGCAGGCTCATGATTACTAATAAAGATGGATTGTGCCACGGAATCAATTCAAACGTATAACAAAGATGCCCCCAAAAGGAGGCATCTTTCATCTGTGAGCCGGGTGAGACTCGAACTCACGGCCAATGGCTTAAAAGGCCACTGCTCTACCAACTGAGCTACCGGCTCTCCAAAAGGTTTGGAATCGCTTAAAAAAGCGGTGGAAAAATTAAGGTAATAATGCTGCGATTCACAGCGAAAAAGAACTAATCTATTGACCCCTCAATACATGTGGTATCAAAGCCACCGCGAGTATTGTAAATAGTCGTTATTCGGATTTTATTTGTGTCCAAAATAGTCCTCAGGTCTTCAAAAATTCGTTTGGTCGCACCCTCCTGAAAAATGCCTACATTGCGATAACTCACAAAATAATATTTAAGTGATTTCAATTCGATGCATTTATTACCCGTGGGATAATATTCAATTTTGACATAAGCTAAATCCGGGAGACCGCTGAAAGGACAGACAGCGCTGAATTCATCTGTTTCAGTTTTGATGTATTGGTTTGGGCTGTCGAATGGGAATGTTTCGAGAAAGCCAGAGTTAATCTGATCTTCTCCGTCAAATTCAAAATATTTTCCTTCTGGTTTAGCCATTTTCACCTCGATAAATACAACCTGTCGTACAAGTTTCTTTCACCTCAACAGCTGTAAGATAGGCCAAATTCGGTTTTAATCGATTCCAAATCCATTGGACCAAATTTTCGCTGGTTGGATTTTCAAGTCCTTCAATTTCATTAAGATAATGATGATCAAGTTGCTCATAAAGGGGATCAAAAGCATTTTTCACTTTAGAAAAATCTTCCACCCAACCGATAGAGGAATCCACGGGACCATCCAATGTGATTCGCACTTTAAAGGAATGACCATGGAGCCGCCGGCATTTATGGTCCTCGGGGACGTTGGGCAGCAAGTGCGCTGCTTCGAATGTGATATCTTTATAAATTTCCATTTTTGACCTTAACGTATACCCAAAAATTTATGTGTTTGAAGGCTAACTCTCCAATGGGGATATTGACGGCAATAGGATAATGTTTTGTCGGTATTTTTTTCATGATTTGGACCATCCATAGGTTGAAGGGAGAAATGATCAAAATCAAGATTTTCAAATTGTTCAGGATTACCATTGTGTTGTGGATAAACCAATTTAAGTTCGTTGCCTTGTTTCAAAATGAGTTCACTCCCGATTTTAGGACTGACACAGATCCAGTCAATGCCTTCCGGGGGGAGGATCGTCCCGTTGGTCTCGATAGCGATTTCAAATCCGAGTTTATGAAATGCGGCCACAAATTCTTTGTCCATTTGTAGTAAAGGTTCACCACCAGTGCAAACAACGTAGGGTTTTGATGATGATTCCATGGGCCATAATGCAAAAGCGTGATGGGCCAAATCTTTTGCCGTATCAAACTTCCCGCCGCCGACTCCATCGGTTCCCACAAAATCCGTATCACAAAAATTGCAGACTGCTTTCTTCCGATCTTTTTCAAGGCCAGTCCATAGATTGCATCCTGCGAACCGAAGAAATACGGCCGGCCTTCCGGAATGATACCCCTCACCCTGAATCGTGTAATACACTTCTTTAACTGAATACATATTAACTTGAATAAATTAGGGGATCAGTAAGTCCCGCTTCTTCAAATCCTTTAAGCCTAAGTTGGCAGGCATCACAATGACCGCATGAGGTGCCATTATCCATCGGATCATAACAAGAATGGGTAAGGCTGTAATCAACCCCTAATTCTATACCCATCTGAATTATCATAGCCTTGGTCAAATTAATTAATGGTGTATGAATAGTTAAGGATCCATTCCCTTCAACACCGGATTTGGTAGCTAGGTTTGCCATATTTTGGAATGATTTAATATATTCCGGGCGGCAGTCTGGATAACCACTGTAATCCAGAGCATTAACACCAATAAAAATATCATTCGCACCAATGACCTCTGCATAGGCTAACGAGAAAGAAAGAAAAATAGTATTTCGTGCCGGCACATAGGTTACAGGAATTTCATTTGATATAGCAGATTCATCCCTGTTTTTTGGTACGTCAATTTCATCAGTTAGAGCTGATCCGCCAAAAGCCCGAAGGTCAATATTGGATATAACATGATCTTTCACTCCGTGTGCTTGGGCAACTGCCCGGGCAGAATTCAATTCAAATTCATGGCGCTGGCCATAACGAAACGAAAGGGCATAAGGGGCAAAACTATTTTGCTTTGCCATGGCTAAGCATGTGGCAGAATCCAATCCACCTGATAATAATATGACTGCTTTTTTCATTTTTACGTCAAAAAGAGGCAAAGAAATTACGCAAAATTACTATTTTGAAACCAAATTCAGATTCACTTATTTTCTCAATACTATTCTTACCGTGGAGAGCAAATTACATTATGAAAAAATGGATATTATTACTGGGCCTTTTCATTGGCTGCCAAGAGAACAAAGAACCATTTGATGAGGAACTTCCAAAGTTTGAGTTGGATAAAATTGTTGTCCTTAAGGAAGGTGGCGATTTTGGTTCACCAATAACCTATTCTTTATCATTCACGGGAAATCTTATTAATCTTACCGATAATGTATTTAAATCGTTTAGACAACAAATGCTATTTACTGCAGCGAATGGTAACCAGATTAATGGTCAAA
Above is a genomic segment from Candidatus Neomarinimicrobiota bacterium containing:
- a CDS encoding DUF2279 domain-containing protein; protein product: QIKYNPDPKAHYFAIGLQGAIILGGVYFWNYSDRWTGEFAIENEGMFRKDSYNGGADKLGHLYTWALLTRALTHNYERHGFSRKSAAFWGFTIPAVNGVFIELLDGYTDYNASTEDILFNLMGSGLGGFLYLHPKLDEMIHLDWSYLPSSDFKKNVKRDFTTDYAGSVFTLEVNANGLRQMIGVERPLPTDYLQVGLSYYSRGYSGESGTNKQRFMGVTLGINFQQFFRKGSAARTFVKYYKLPYSYGGYFKELNTNKMYMIFGEQAHDY
- the queE gene encoding 7-carboxy-7-deazaguanine synthase, coding for MYSVKEVYYTIQGEGYHSGRPAVFLRFAGCNLWTGLEKDRKKAVCNFCDTDFVGTDGVGGGKFDTAKDLAHHAFALWPMESSSKPYVVCTGGEPLLQMDKEFVAAFHKLGFEIAIETNGTILPPEGIDWICVSPKIGSELILKQGNELKLVYPQHNGNPEQFENLDFDHFSLQPMDGPNHEKNTDKTLSYCRQYPHWRVSLQTHKFLGIR
- the queD gene encoding 6-carboxytetrahydropterin synthase QueD — its product is MEIYKDITFEAAHLLPNVPEDHKCRRLHGHSFKVRITLDGPVDSSIGWVEDFSKVKNAFDPLYEQLDHHYLNEIEGLENPTSENLVQWIWNRLKPNLAYLTAVEVKETCTTGCIYRGENG
- the queF gene encoding NADPH-dependent 7-cyano-7-deazaguanine reductase QueF; amino-acid sequence: MAKPEGKYFEFDGEDQINSGFLETFPFDSPNQYIKTETDEFSAVCPFSGLPDLAYVKIEYYPTGNKCIELKSLKYYFVSYRNVGIFQEGATKRIFEDLRTILDTNKIRITTIYNTRGGFDTTCIEGSID
- the queC gene encoding 7-cyano-7-deazaguanine synthase QueC encodes the protein MKKAVILLSGGLDSATCLAMAKQNSFAPYALSFRYGQRHEFELNSARAVAQAHGVKDHVISNIDLRAFGGSALTDEIDVPKNRDESAISNEIPVTYVPARNTIFLSFSLAYAEVIGANDIFIGVNALDYSGYPDCRPEYIKSFQNMANLATKSGVEGNGSLTIHTPLINLTKAMIIQMGIELGVDYSLTHSCYDPMDNGTSCGHCDACQLRLKGFEEAGLTDPLIYSS